GTCTGAGCCGGAAGTGGTCCATCAGGTGGGTATTCTGACAAAAGCGAGCGCCGCCCTGTCAGCACCGGCCAGGGCGTTTATTGCCCTGGCTACCACATGAGTCTGCGCCGAACAAAATCATGGACACAAGGTGTACGCTGCACAACCGCCGGCAACAGGAACAGAAAAACCGGCCACTGGCCGGTTTTAAAATCAATGGTGGATCCCCCTTACTGGGCGGTGGCGCGCAGCATCCAGGCGGTTTTCTCGTGAACACGCATACGGTCGGAAACCAGCGCTGCCGTCGATTCATCGTCGCCTTCCTGGGCGGCCTTTAGCACTTCGCGACAGGTTTTCACCACCTGCTCGTGCCCATGGGTGAGAATCCGCACCATGTCCTCCGCGGCGGGCACGTCTTCCGTTTCACTGATAGAACTCAATGCCGCAAACGCCTTGTACGTTCCCGGTGCAACCACATCCAGGGTACGTATGCGCTCGGCAATTTCATCCACTGCCGTCGCCAATTCGGTGTAGTGCTCTTCGAACATCAAGTGCAATTCACGGAACAGGCGGCCCGTCACGTTCCAGTGGAAATTGTGGGTTTGCAGATACAGTGTATAAGTGTCTGCGAGCAGTCGCTTCAACCCCTCCGCAATTTGCTCGCGATCTTTTGCACCAATACCGATATCAATATTGCTCATTAGCAACCTCATTTTTCTGGCTCGGGTTCATTCCTTTTCCTCGGGCGACGATGCCTGCTTCATTACACATACCAGTTTCTTGCCAATCCTATTGCCAATCGGCTGTAGAAACCGTGCAGCTTCAGAACAAAAAATCGCAGGCTTATTTTGTCACACCTGATGCCTACAGATAGTGCCACCTATACAGGTGGCATCAACTGATCTACATCAAGTCAGAATAGATACTAGGGTCTCAGGTGGCTTTTCAAACCCCTGCGCCCATTGATCATCCAAATACCGCCGATAGCCTTAGCCAATCACCAGCCGCACTGGCGGTCCTTGTTCTGCTCCTGCAGGTAATCCATCAACGGCTGGAAGTAGTCCACGATGGCCGAGGCATCCAGCTCTCGCTGCCCGGTCAGGGCTTCCATCGCATCCGGCCAGGGCTTGCTGGCGCCCATAGCGAGCATATCCCGCAGCTTCTTGCCCGCAGCTTCGTTTTTGAAAATCGAACAGCGGTGCAGTGGTCCGGTTTCGCCGGCCGCTTCACACAGTGCACGATGGAACTGGAACTGCTGGATACGCGCCAGGAAGTAGCGGGCATAGGGGGTGTTGCCGGGAATATGGTATTTCGCACCCGGGTCAAAATTCGCCTCGGAGCGTGCAACCGGTGCCTGTATGCCCTGATATTCTTCCCGCAATTTCCACCACGCCTTGTTGTAGTCTCCCGGCGGCACTTCACCGTTGAATACCTGCCAGCGCCACTTGTCCACCAGCAGCCCGAACGGCAGAAACGCGATCTTGTCCAGGGCCTGCTGCATCAGGTAACCCAGGTCTTTGTCCTCACCGGGGATCTCATCCATCAACCCGATTTGTTTCAGGTACTTGGGGGTAATGGAAAGTGCGATGGTGTCACCCACCGCTTCGTGGAAGCCATCGTTTGCGCCGTTCTTGTAGAGGAATGGTTGCTTATTGTAGATACGCTGATAAAAGTTGTGCCCCAGCTCGTGATGCACAGTAATCAGATCTTCACCGGTTTTATTAATGCACATTTTGATGCGGATATCGTCCTTGTCATCCAGGTCCCAGGCACTGGCGTGACACACCACATCGCGATCGCGAGGTTGAACGAACTGCGAACGTTCCCAGAAGGTTTCCGGCAAAGGCTTAAAGCCGAGGGAGGTGAAAAACTTCTCTCCCGTCTTGACCATATCCTTCTCACTCATGCCGGAATCCACCACCAGCTGGGTAAGATCGTAAGGTGCCTCCATATCGTCGTCTTTGACGATATCGTAAATATTGCCCCACTCCTGGGCCCACATATTGCCCAATAGATGTGCAGGGATTTTTCCAGTGGCAGCCACCACCTCATCACCGTAATGGTCATTCAACCTGGCGCGCACATGGCAGTGAAGCGCTTCATAAAGTGGTTTGACCTTATTCCACTGCGCATCCATATCTGCAGCAAAAGCATCTGCCGGCATATCGTACTTCGAACGCCACATCACACTGAGATTGTCGTAACCCAACGCTTTGGCGCCGGCATTGCCGATTTCCACCTGGCGCTGGTAGAGAGGCTTCATCGGCGGCGCCACTTTGCGCCAACCAACCCACAGTTCTTTGAGAAGTTTGGGGTCGCGGCTGTTTGCCATCATTTGCCCCATTTCCGTCAGCGTGTAGCACTTGCCCTCGTCCGCTTCAGCTGCGCCACCGGTTTTTTTGTCGGGGCAGTATTTGCCCGCGCCGTACATGCCCTGCATTTTGGAGCCAATCTGCGCCAGTTCGGCGGTCAACTCCGGGTCATTGGGTGCGGGGAAGACGAGTCCCTGCTTGAGCATGGTGAGCATGCGGCGGGTTTCAGGGTCCAGTTCGACATCGTCAAACTTCGCCGCTTGCTGGGCCAGCTCCACCGCAAGCGAAGTGAAGCGCTCTGACGCCAGGGATTCCACAAACTGGGAATCCATATTGATGTAGGTCTGCGCCAACCAGCTCGCATGGTTTGCTTCCAGAGACATTTCTTCCAAACGCTGCTGAGCATCTTCAAGAAATGCCTTGGCATCATCCGCAACTGCGGCGCCGGTCACCGGAGCGTCTTCCGCGATTCCACCGGCCGCCGCGGTATCGGTGGCGGTATCGGCAGATTGCGCCTCTGGCGCCGCCACCTCCGCTTGCCCCGGTTTCGGCTTGTCTGTTGCGCGGTCGCACCCGGCGGCAGCCAAAGCGGCGACAGCAATAACCAACGCGAGCTTTTTCATCGGCATCCTCTGCTTGATTTATTAATTTTCTGATTTTGATGGGGCCCGAAATGGGAGGCGAAAATATTCCTGTTGTCGCCGTTTATAGCACATGGTTGCCAATCAGCGAGACGGCACCACAAGCTGGCGCCAAACATAGGCACAGAATTCCATGAGAAGGGACTTATTTGGAGAAAAATTTCGAAAATGGCACAGAAGAATCCATCGCACAGCAGCAATGTACACAAAAAATCATGAAGCTTTCGAAAAGGTAGTACGGAGGGAGAAGAATTGGAGGTAGCCCAACCAGCACATCCCCGGCACATGATGTCACTGCTACCGTTGCTCCCTTCCGGGCCTGGCGGGGTTCACAGCTGATCATTGCGAGGAGACCGGAAGGGCCACCATCACGCTCGAGCACTCAGACTAGCACCACTACAAGACTCAACAAGCAGTGGCTGCGCTCGAAGAGGGCGCGATTATAGAGACTCTCGGCGCCAGGTTCCAGTCCCAATTTTTATCCCGCCACCCGGTCACTGGAAATGGCCGTTCTCACCTGCAGGTATTACTGGCAAATTCCTCGGGCAAAAGGTCAATTCACCAGCGCAAAAAGCTATACTGTGCGGCGCCCGAATCCGGGCGAATCACTCTATGTAATGCCGGAACTTCTATGCACCTGTTTGTCGACAATCTCACCAATGTGGATTTCAGCTATCTCCACCACTCTCGCGGTATTGTCGGCGAAACCTGGCTGGCCAATGCGGCACTTGACGGTGCCCTGGATCACCAGGGAATGGTCTGCGACTTCGGTATCGTCAAGAAAACCCTGCGGAACTGGCTCGACACAGAGCTGGATCACCGCCTGCTGGTCCCCACGCTATCCCCGCATCTGGACCTGAGCGAGAACAACGGGCAAGTGGCTCTGCAATGGAATCTCGCAAATGGCGAAACGATCGTCGTGAACGGCCCGGCCCAGGCTTTCGCCCTGGTTGCAGCGGAAGCCGTCACACCGGTGTCCGTTGCCGCCTGGAGTGTCGCGCAACTGGATGGAATCTTTCCCACCAGTGTCGACCAGCTGAGCCTGAGTTTTTCTCACGAAGTCATCGACACGCCCTACTACCACTACAGCCACGGCCTGAAAAAGCACGACGGCAACTGCCAGCGCATTGCCCACGGCCACCGCTCGCGGATATGTATCCATATGGACGGCGAACGCAGCAGCGCCCTCGAATCCCAATGGGCACAACGCTGGCAGGATATCTACCTAGGTACCCGGGAAGACCTGAAGGGGGAAGATCAGGAGTCACTGCATTTCGCCTATCGCGCCCGCCAGGGAGATTTTGCCTTGAGCATGCCCGCAAGCCGCTGTGAACTTCTCGACTGCGATACCACGGTGGAGCAGCTCGCCCAGTATATTGCTGACCAACTCGCCAGCGCGCACCCCGGCCGCGATATACGCGTGCGCGCCTACGAGGGGATCGGCAAGGGCGCCATTGCCAGTGCCAAACACTGAATCGGCACTGACACTCGCATAGACAGACTATGAACCTGATTTTACTGGAGCCCGGCGACATTCAATCGCCGGCAATGTCGCAATCGCCGTTTGGAAACTCTTCCGGCGATGAACATTCAGAGCAGCCCCCGATCCGCGCCCAGCTTCGCGACCGGCGTTTTCAACATGTCGTGGAAGTCCATCGCGCTGACGTGGGTGACAAGCTCAAGGTCGGACTGCTCGACGGCAAGATCGGCGAGGCTCGTGTCGTGGAGCGAGGGGAGTCCCATATCACTCTTGAGGCAACCTTTCATCGCGCTCCGCCGCCGCCCCTGCCGCTCACCCTGATTCTGGCCCTGCCACGGCCGAAAATGCTCAAGCGCACCATCCAGCACGCCACTGCGCTGGGGGTAAAAAAACTCTATCTGATCAATGCCTACCGGGTGGAAAAATCGTACTGGCAGAGTCCCTGGCTCGCCCAGGACAAGCTTCGAGAGCAGTGCCTGCTGGGGCTCGAGCAGGCCGTTGATACCACCCTCCCGCACATCGAATTGCGCAAGCGCTTCAAACCGTTTGTGGAAGACGAGCTGCCGTCGATTGCCAGCGACTCACTGAAACTGGTGGCACACCCGGTCACCGACGCGCCCTGCCCAGTGGATATCCAACAGCAGACAACCCTGGCCGTTGGTCCGGAGGGGGGGTTTATTCCCTATGAGGTGGAAAAGTTGCAGGAGGCGGGGTTTGCCCCGGTGCATCTGGGGCCGCGTATTCTGCGAGTGGAAACAGCCTTGCCGGTACTCATGAGCCGCCTGTTTCCAGGTCGCTGAGCCGCGGAGTTCCAGTTCGCAGCGCGCTCGGAGATACTCATCCCAGCGAGCCACATGGAATAGCGGAAGAATAGCGGAAGGGCCGCACCGCCGAGCCCGGCAGGTGCGGTAAAACTCTTATTGATCCCGTTTGCGTTCCCACTGCTCTTTGCGCTTTTCAAAACGGGCCTTACCCTCAGCCTTCATCTCTTCCAGCTTGGCTTTCTGTTCGTCCGTCAGAATGGACTCGAACTGTACCTTCCGCTCGTGCATGTACTGCATTTTTTGCACTTCCAGGCGGCCCAGCTTTGCTGCCAGATCATCCAGTGTCGCCTGATCGGCGCCAGACTCAATGGCCTCCCGTAACTGCTCATGCACCTGATGCATTTCCTCGCGCGCTGCCTTGCGCGCCGCTTTGCCGGCCTCGCGATTGGCCTCCATCTGCGCTTTCTGACCTTCGGTCAGATCCAGCTTCTCCGCCAGATGCTCAAGCATGCGCCCTTCATGAAATCCACCGTGGTGACCATGGTGGCCTTCTGGCCCGTGGCCGCCATCCGGAAATGCCATCACCATTCCCGGAGCAGTCAATGCGAGACCCAGTGCCAGGCCGCCTGCGAGCGCTTTGAATTTGTTCATAGTGTCATCCTCAAGTGATGCTGAATAACGATACCGTGTGGGGGGTACCTTATGTATATGTGTTTCCCGATTCGGTAGCTGCATATTAGGCTCCGCCACTGTAAAGAGGGGATAACCGCAGTAAACATTTGTTAAGAACGGTAAAACCCGCAATACCCGCCATCAGCTCTCCGGCGAGGTATGCATATAATGCGTCGCAACAATGCTGCTAATTTTCGCAACAAGGGTGAAGAATGAGTCACATTCTGTTGGTGGACGACGACACCGAACTGACTGAGCTGCTTGAGGAGTTTCTGATCGGGGAAGGGTTTGAAGTTACCGTGGCCAATGACGGGGGCAACGGGCTGGAGCTGGCGCGCAAGCAGTCTTTTGACGCACTGGTACTGGACGTAATGTTGCCGGTACATAATGGCTTTGACGTATTGCGCAAGCTGCGCGAGGACACCGCCAATCCCGGTCATTCGCTCCCCGTGGTCATGCTCACCGCCAAGGGCGATACGGTGGATCGTATTGTCGGGCTCGAAATGGGCGCCGACGATTATCTGCCGAAACCCTGTAACCCGCGGGAACTGGCAGCACGCTTGCGCGCCATATTGCGCCGCGGGCGTGGCAGCGAGGCGGAAACCTCTGACAACGCGCTGTCCAGCGGCCCACTGCGCCTGGTACCCAGGGAGCACCTGTGCCACTGGGAAGAACAGGTCATCAATCTGACGGGGGCGGAATATGCAGTCCTGAGGGTACTGGTCGAAAACGTCGGCGAGGTGGTCAGCAAGGAAGTGCTCACAGAGCAGGCCCTGGGCCGCAAGCTGATGCCCTACGATCGCTCTATCGACGTGCATGTAAGTAATATCCGCAAGAAACTGGCTGAGCGCGGCGCCAGCCGCGACCTGATCATCAATATCCGCGGCGCCGGTTACATGCTTACAGGCGGCCAGGGTTGAAGCCATGAACAGTCTGTTTGGAAGAATGTTTCTCGGCGCCTGGCTGACCGCGGTCATCATGGTGCTGGCAGCGGTCTACATCACCCAATTCAGCGAGTTCGGCAATCCTCGGCATAAAGACCGCTGGGAAGGGCCCGAGATGTTTCGGGAACTCACTCACAACCTGCGCATGACCCGTCGCAACGGTAGCGAACATTTCCGACACTGGCTAGAAGACCAGCCGCCCAAAGTGCAGGCGCGGATTTTTGCCCTCGACAGTCGCGGCCGCGAACTACTCGGGCGCCAGATATCCCCATCGATGATTCCCCTCCTCGAGTCTATCAATTACCGCAACCGGGAATCCCGCGCACTGGTAGACAAAAAACCAACCGTCGCATTTTTTGTGCCCCAGCGGGACAACGACAGCCTGCGAGTAGTGTTCATTGCCGGCATGAGCAAGGAAGAACTCCTGCTTCGATTTATTCTGCGCAACTTCTGGCCAATTCTTGTGCTCGCCACCCTCGCCTCCGGCCTCGCCTGTTACTGGCTGGCGCGCTACCTGAGCAAGCCCCTGGATAATCTGCGCACGGCCACCAGACGCGTAGCCGCCGGCGACCTCAGCTATCGGGTAACGCCAACCCTGGGGGGGCACAGCCGCGAACTGGGCGAGCTCGCCGGGGACTTCGATTCCATGACCGCGCAATTACAGGAATCCACGGCTGAGCAGCGCAGATTGATCAAAGACGTCTCCCACGAATTGCGCTCTCCGTTGGCCCGCCTGCAAGTGGCTCTCGGTATCGCACGGCAGAAAAATGTGCAGGCTCTGGACCCGGAGCTGGACAAAATCGGCAAGGCGGCGGATTACCTGGAAGACATTATCAGCGACATCCTCTCCCTCCCGGTCAGCGGTGGCGACGATCGCCCACTGGACGATGTGGTGGAAATGAACAGCCTGTTGATCGCCCTCACCGATGACCTCAAGGACGAAGCCCAGGGCAAGCAAGTACATTTCGACCTGCGCAGCGATGACCACGAATTGCTGGTCGCCACGCGCGGCAGTTCGCTGACCGCAGCGCTGGAAAACATTCTGCGCAATGCGATTAAATACAGTCCCTGCGGCGGCCGCGTAGCAGTGGAAATCCGGCACCGGCAGGAGCAGTGCGAAATTCAGGTCACGGATTCCGGCAACGGGGTACCAGAAGCTGAACTGAAAGCCATTTTCCGCCCCTTCTACCGCACTGATGAAGCGCGCAGCCGGGAAAGCGGCGGTTTTGGCCTGGGACTTGCCATCGCCCAGCGTACGGTTGCCCAGCACCAGGGCACCCTGGAAGCATTCAACGCCAACGGTGCGGGGCTCAGTATCCGCCTTACCCTACCGTTATTGGACACCAGTTTCTGATCCCCTCCCGGCGGGAACTCCCCCGCCGGATTACCCATCACCAGCTACCTGCCTCATGCCACCACTGGCGAAGCCCCACACCTGCCAGTACACTCCAGAGCGAGGTATGCACCCGGTGCCGGCGGCGGCCTCTGCTTCCCGGCCCTGAAAAATTAACCGCACGCTGCGTGCGCCAATAACAGTGATCGGGGGATCCGCCATGCGCTGGATACTGTACATACTGATTTTTCTCGCCCTGCTGGTACTCGCCGGCTTCTTCTTTCCTCGCGTCGTCACCACAGAGCGCAGCGTTTACATCACTCAGCCGCCGGAGGCGGTGTTTCCCTACCTGAACAATTTCGAGAACTTCAATCAATGGTCTCCCTGGTACCAGATCGATCCCAACACCGAATATACCTTTGAGGGTGCGCCTGAAGGCAATGGCGCTGTGATGAAGTGGAAAAGTGAAAACCCCAATGTGGGCACCGGATCCCAGACGATCACCGCCAGTGAGCCCTACTCCCGTGTCGCCACCGATCTGGACTTCGGCACCCACGGCAAAGCGCAAGCGGAGTTCAGGCTACAACCACAGGACGGCGGTACCAATGTGACCTGGTCCTTTTCCTCCGACATGGGGGGCAGTCCGATCGCTCGCTGGATGGGCCTGATGGTGGCAAAAATGGTAGGGCAATCCTATGAGGACGGGTTGCAGAAACTAAAAACCCTGACGGAAACAGAAGGCCTTTCCGGTCAGGCAAACTCCCCAATTCCAGAAAATTTGTCGACGCCGGCCGAACCTAACACGATCCAACCGGACACCGTGGACCCCGGAATGGAAAATCAGATTATCGAGGGCGACGATATCGAGGTTCCGGATTCCGATGGCGACGCACTGGAGGAATTCGAACAGGAAGATCAGCCCTGACGGGCAGCTCTTCTGCTTTCTAGACAGGAAAAATTCGACAGGCAATATTCGCGCTACCACGTCAGTGAAGACGGCAGGCGCGGCGAGGACAGCAGTCGGGAAAATTTGTCCCAGCGCGCTTCTGGCGAATCGGAACCCTCTTCAACATACTGCTGGACCAGTTGTTTACCCCAGTTGTAATTGATCACATAGGCACCGTAGGCATCCACAAATTTCACCCGTTGCGCGGCCTTTTCCGGGCTCATGGCGGTGTATTTCTGAAACCTGTTCACCGCCTCCCTTTCTTCAATTTCACCGTCGATATACTGCCGCGCAACGATATTTTCTGCGAACTTCAATTTTGCGAGCAGAGACAGTACCCGCTGGTATTTTTCCGCACCCGCCGGATTCAGTCCCGCGAGGGGATAGAGAACATTTTTTTCAAATCGGGTTTTTT
This is a stretch of genomic DNA from Microbulbifer bruguierae. It encodes these proteins:
- a CDS encoding Dps family protein, which codes for MSNIDIGIGAKDREQIAEGLKRLLADTYTLYLQTHNFHWNVTGRLFRELHLMFEEHYTELATAVDEIAERIRTLDVVAPGTYKAFAALSSISETEDVPAAEDMVRILTHGHEQVVKTCREVLKAAQEGDDESTAALVSDRMRVHEKTAWMLRATAQ
- a CDS encoding M2 family metallopeptidase — protein: MKKLALVIAVAALAAAGCDRATDKPKPGQAEVAAPEAQSADTATDTAAAGGIAEDAPVTGAAVADDAKAFLEDAQQRLEEMSLEANHASWLAQTYINMDSQFVESLASERFTSLAVELAQQAAKFDDVELDPETRRMLTMLKQGLVFPAPNDPELTAELAQIGSKMQGMYGAGKYCPDKKTGGAAEADEGKCYTLTEMGQMMANSRDPKLLKELWVGWRKVAPPMKPLYQRQVEIGNAGAKALGYDNLSVMWRSKYDMPADAFAADMDAQWNKVKPLYEALHCHVRARLNDHYGDEVVAATGKIPAHLLGNMWAQEWGNIYDIVKDDDMEAPYDLTQLVVDSGMSEKDMVKTGEKFFTSLGFKPLPETFWERSQFVQPRDRDVVCHASAWDLDDKDDIRIKMCINKTGEDLITVHHELGHNFYQRIYNKQPFLYKNGANDGFHEAVGDTIALSITPKYLKQIGLMDEIPGEDKDLGYLMQQALDKIAFLPFGLLVDKWRWQVFNGEVPPGDYNKAWWKLREEYQGIQAPVARSEANFDPGAKYHIPGNTPYARYFLARIQQFQFHRALCEAAGETGPLHRCSIFKNEAAGKKLRDMLAMGASKPWPDAMEALTGQRELDASAIVDYFQPLMDYLQEQNKDRQCGW
- a CDS encoding 6-carboxytetrahydropterin synthase; translation: MHLFVDNLTNVDFSYLHHSRGIVGETWLANAALDGALDHQGMVCDFGIVKKTLRNWLDTELDHRLLVPTLSPHLDLSENNGQVALQWNLANGETIVVNGPAQAFALVAAEAVTPVSVAAWSVAQLDGIFPTSVDQLSLSFSHEVIDTPYYHYSHGLKKHDGNCQRIAHGHRSRICIHMDGERSSALESQWAQRWQDIYLGTREDLKGEDQESLHFAYRARQGDFALSMPASRCELLDCDTTVEQLAQYIADQLASAHPGRDIRVRAYEGIGKGAIASAKH
- a CDS encoding 16S rRNA (uracil(1498)-N(3))-methyltransferase; this encodes MNLILLEPGDIQSPAMSQSPFGNSSGDEHSEQPPIRAQLRDRRFQHVVEVHRADVGDKLKVGLLDGKIGEARVVERGESHITLEATFHRAPPPPLPLTLILALPRPKMLKRTIQHATALGVKKLYLINAYRVEKSYWQSPWLAQDKLREQCLLGLEQAVDTTLPHIELRKRFKPFVEDELPSIASDSLKLVAHPVTDAPCPVDIQQQTTLAVGPEGGFIPYEVEKLQEAGFAPVHLGPRILRVETALPVLMSRLFPGR
- a CDS encoding Spy/CpxP family protein refolding chaperone, with translation MNKFKALAGGLALGLALTAPGMVMAFPDGGHGPEGHHGHHGGFHEGRMLEHLAEKLDLTEGQKAQMEANREAGKAARKAAREEMHQVHEQLREAIESGADQATLDDLAAKLGRLEVQKMQYMHERKVQFESILTDEQKAKLEEMKAEGKARFEKRKEQWERKRDQ
- a CDS encoding response regulator transcription factor gives rise to the protein MSHILLVDDDTELTELLEEFLIGEGFEVTVANDGGNGLELARKQSFDALVLDVMLPVHNGFDVLRKLREDTANPGHSLPVVMLTAKGDTVDRIVGLEMGADDYLPKPCNPRELAARLRAILRRGRGSEAETSDNALSSGPLRLVPREHLCHWEEQVINLTGAEYAVLRVLVENVGEVVSKEVLTEQALGRKLMPYDRSIDVHVSNIRKKLAERGASRDLIINIRGAGYMLTGGQG
- a CDS encoding ATP-binding protein encodes the protein MNSLFGRMFLGAWLTAVIMVLAAVYITQFSEFGNPRHKDRWEGPEMFRELTHNLRMTRRNGSEHFRHWLEDQPPKVQARIFALDSRGRELLGRQISPSMIPLLESINYRNRESRALVDKKPTVAFFVPQRDNDSLRVVFIAGMSKEELLLRFILRNFWPILVLATLASGLACYWLARYLSKPLDNLRTATRRVAAGDLSYRVTPTLGGHSRELGELAGDFDSMTAQLQESTAEQRRLIKDVSHELRSPLARLQVALGIARQKNVQALDPELDKIGKAADYLEDIISDILSLPVSGGDDRPLDDVVEMNSLLIALTDDLKDEAQGKQVHFDLRSDDHELLVATRGSSLTAALENILRNAIKYSPCGGRVAVEIRHRQEQCEIQVTDSGNGVPEAELKAIFRPFYRTDEARSRESGGFGLGLAIAQRTVAQHQGTLEAFNANGAGLSIRLTLPLLDTSF
- a CDS encoding SRPBCC family protein, whose amino-acid sequence is MRWILYILIFLALLVLAGFFFPRVVTTERSVYITQPPEAVFPYLNNFENFNQWSPWYQIDPNTEYTFEGAPEGNGAVMKWKSENPNVGTGSQTITASEPYSRVATDLDFGTHGKAQAEFRLQPQDGGTNVTWSFSSDMGGSPIARWMGLMVAKMVGQSYEDGLQKLKTLTETEGLSGQANSPIPENLSTPAEPNTIQPDTVDPGMENQIIEGDDIEVPDSDGDALEEFEQEDQP